Proteins found in one Brachypodium distachyon strain Bd21 chromosome 5, Brachypodium_distachyon_v3.0, whole genome shotgun sequence genomic segment:
- the LOC104581361 gene encoding uncharacterized protein LOC104581361 encodes MEEEEEAMSDLHSFDVVASYRDVLPLAMGCHISMPGYHNNYPMIDYFIYRTGAGCGGCSRPSLTLLPPLGGTIAEVRDRIEAKTNGLTNQRLRRMQCLDLGVLCRGGEGEFEFAVAELEITGSKAPPKLHVLLSSPKSTRRWEELLFYFDADTVIPFKNYLCWVDYCFGILFCDVFDESPKLEYLQFPSQLPKFARGSETRTWIQAYHAVGVTKGDIMKFVTVVCGKGWFPETIEPDTPDFTVTSWSLRITERENTMESEQDAILRSSELWDLDGFAHLPRTPLQFPVISMDEPNVVYFMLEREGYGMHKKVWLVAIDMSNTTLKSSSLYMSFVEQVGDLSGDEAKYFAEQKLRFYDTFLPSEFSRYLNPLGTRFR; translated from the exons atggaggaggaggaggaagccatgTCGGATCTCCACAGCTTCGACGTCGTCGCCTCCTACCGCGACGTCCTGCCCCTCGCGATGGGCTGCCACATCTCCATGCCCGGATACCACAACAACTACCCGATGATCGACTACTTCATCTACCGGACCGGCGCCGGTTGTGGTGGCTGCTCCCGACCGTCTCTGACCCTGCTTCCCCCTCTCGGTGGAACCATCGCCGAGGTCCGGGACCGGATCGAGGCCAAGACGAACGGTCTCACGAACCAGCGCCTGCGCAGGATGCAGTGCCTGGACCTAGGCGTGCTGTGCCGCGGCGGAGAGGGGGAGTTTGAGTTTGCCGTCGCCGAGCTCGAGATCACCGGGTCCAAGGCGCCACCCAAGCTCCAcgtcctcctctcctcgcCCAAATCTACTAGGAGATGGGAG GAGCTGCTCTTCTACTTCGATGCTGACACGGTCATCCCCTTCAAGAACTACCTGTGCTGGGTTGACTACTGCTTTGGTATCTTGTTCTGCGATGTGTTCGATGAGAGCCCCAAGCTCGAGTACCTGCAATTTCCTTCCCAACTCCCCAAATTTGCTCGTGGAAGCGAAACCCGGACATGGATACAGGCCTACCATGCTGTGGGTGTCACCAAGGGTGATATCATGAAATTTGTAACCGTCGTCTGTGGCAAGGGCTGGTTTCCTGAAACCATCGAACCTGACACTCCTGATTTCACTGTCACCTCCTGGTCTCTTAGGATAACAGAACGCGAGAACACGATGGAGTCGGAGCAGGATGCAATTCTTAGATCCAGTGAGCTTTGGGATCTTGATGGATTTGCACATCTTCCGCGTACCCCGTTGCAATTCCCTGTCATCAGCATGGATGAGCCCAATGTCGTGTACTTCATGTTGGAGCGGGAAGGGTATGGCATGCATAAGAAGGTATGGCTTGTTGCCATTGACATGAGCAACACCACGTTGAAGTCGTCATCTCTATACATGAGTTTTGTAGAACAAGTCGGGGACCTCTCTGGTGATGAAGCCAAGTATTTTGCCGAACAAAAACTCCGGTTCTATGACACCTTTCTTCCTTCCGAGTTCTCCAGGTACCTCAATCCGCTTGGCACGAG GTTCAGATGA